Proteins encoded by one window of Manis pentadactyla isolate mManPen7 chromosome X, mManPen7.hap1, whole genome shotgun sequence:
- the GPR82 gene encoding probable G-protein coupled receptor 82, which translates to MSNNSTCIQPSRISSMALPIIYAFLCIIGLSGNTLSQWVFLTRIGKKTSTHIYLGHLVTANLLVCSAMPFMGIYFLKGFQWEYHSAQCRVVNFLGTLSMHVSMFVSLLILSWIAISRYATLMKKDSTQETTSCYEKIFYGHLLKKFRQPNFARKLCVYIWGVVLGIIIPVIVYYSVVEATGEENVCYNRQMELGGMISQIAGLIGTTFIGFSFLVVLTSYYSFVSHLRKIRTCTSIMEKDLTYSSVKRHLLVIQILLIVCFLPYSIFKPIFYVLHQREDCQQLNSLIEIKNILTCLASARSSTDPIIFLLLDKTFKKTLYNLFTKSHSPHIQPSH; encoded by the coding sequence ATGAGTAACAACTCAACATGTATTCAGCCATCCAGGATCTCTTCCATGGCTTTACCAATCATTTACGCCTTCCTTTGTATCATTGGTCTCTCTGGAAATACTCTCTCTCAATGGGTATTTCTAACAAGAATCGGTAAGAAAACATCAACGCACATCTACCTAGGACATCTTGTGACTGCAAACCTACTTGTGTGCAGTGCCATGCCTTTTATGGGTATCTATTTCCTGAAAGGTTTTCAATGGGAATACCATTCTGCACAATGCAGGGTGGTCAATTTTTTGGGAACTCTATCCATGCATGTAAGTATGTTTGTCAGCCTCTTAATTTTAAGCTGGATTGCCATAAGCCGCTATgctaccttaatgaaaaaggattCCACACAAGAGACCACTTCGtgctatgagaaaatattttatggcCATTTACTGAAAAAGTTTCGCCAGCCCAACTTCGCTAGAAAACTATGTGTTTACATATGGGGAGTTGTACTAGGCATAATTATTCCAGTTATTGTATACTACTCAGTTGTTGAGGCAACAGGAGAAGAGAACGTGTGTTATAATCGGCAGATGGAACTAGGAGGCATGATCTCTCAGATCGCAGGCCTCATCGGAACCACCTTTATtggattttcatttttagttgTACTAACATCATACTATTCTTTTGTTAGCCATCTGAGAAAAATAAGGACCTGTACATCCATTATGGAGAAAGACTTGACTTACAGTTCTGTGAAAAGGCATCTGTTAGTCATTCAGATTCTACTAATAGTTTGCTTTCTTCCATATAGCATTTTTAAACCCATTTTTTATGTTCTACACCAAAGAGAGGACTGTCAGCAATTGAATTccttaattgaaataaaaaacatcCTCACTTGTCTTGCATCAGCCAGAAGTAGCACAGATCccattatatttcttcttttagatAAAACGTTCAAGAAGACACTATATAATCTCTTTACAAAATCTCATTCACCACACATACAACCCTCCCATTGA